A single genomic interval of Festucalex cinctus isolate MCC-2025b chromosome 16, RoL_Fcin_1.0, whole genome shotgun sequence harbors:
- the agfg2 gene encoding arf-GAP domain and FG repeat-containing protein 2 isoform X3 produces MAWHCFTSYKTTEERSGVLSNHQPAPRPPSPPPHNAAVKWRRWRAWETELGRRLDRPPPPPPPRLSSGSTMSNRKHRDNQEICARKVRELAQSGVNKHCLECNQPGVTYTDVTVGTFVCTSCSGMLRGLNPPHRVKSISMTTFSQQEVEFLQNHGNEVGRKTWLCAFDPKTDGCSDMKDSQKFKEFLQDKYEKKKWHFSKCKNRRDVEGPWSPGVQTVLVHGPLAGQPPHNLPPNARPARTMWDRAAAASPADARPDVFTARPSRSQSFRDPPLKDQNVCGIERQRPGSLSSAHGPSFPALPRPSAGSSFKKHFMLGRTASTSGPFRAFPKSLSLDFGGLKQPQPPLPQSLSQQQQQQQQQQQQSTANSQDRYAAVSHLDSVFSETAPPAGPPQYSTLFGSQLSSGSTPASSPGVDAISTQTFANFPNPFSSSSSSTSQQPAALSPSNPFSSSPGGDGTFVTSPTSVFPPPASFAREVANNQEANGFAAFAACDSQPKVPRPMSVNPFTGNVYPRRGASRNPFI; encoded by the exons ATGGCCTGGCATTGTTTCACGAGCTACAAGACAACAGAG GAGCGGAGTGGCGTTCTCTCCAACCACCAGCCCGCCCCTCGACCCCCAAGCCCCCCGCCCCACAATGCGGCGGTGAAGTGGCGGAGGTGGAGAGCCTGGGAGACGGAGCTCGGACGGAGGCTCgaccgccccccacccccacccccaccgcgCCTCTCCTCCGGATCCACGATGTCGAACCGCAAGCACCGGGACAACCAGGAGATTTGCGCACGCAAGGTTCGGGAGCTGGCCCAGTCCGGAGTAAACAAACACTGCTTGGAGTGCAACCAGCCTGGGGTGACGTACACGGACGTGACCGTGGGCACCTTCGTGTGCACGTCGTGCTCCGGAATGCT GAGAGGCCTCAACCCTCCGCACAGGGTCAAGTCCATCTCCATGACGACCTTCTCCCAACAGGAAGTGGAATTCCTCCAAAACCACGGCAACGAG GTCGGCAGGAAGACGTGGCTGTGCGCGTTTGACCCCAAGACGGACGGCTGCTCTGATATGAAGGACTCGCAGAAGTTCAAGGAGTTCCTGCAGGACAAATACGAGAAGAAGAAATG GCATTTTTCCAAATGTAAGAACCGGAGGGATGTGGAGGGACCTTGGAGCCCAGGTGTCCAGACCGTCCTCGTTCACGGTCCACTGGCCGGCCAGCCCCCTCATAACCTGCCCCCCAACGCGCGGCCTGCCAGGACGATG TGGGATCGAGCTGCGGCCGCCTCGCCCGCCGACGCCCGGCCCGACGTGTTTACCGCACGCCCCTCGCGCTCGCAAAGCTTCCGGGACCCGCCGCTAAAAG ACCAGAATGTCTGCGGGATTGAGAGACAGCGTCCGGGGTCCTTGTCCTCAGCTCACGGTCCTTCCTTCCCTGCCCTCCCCCGGCCTTCAG CCGGTAGCTCGTTCAAAAAACACTTCATGTTAG GTCGCACCGCATCAACATCGGGGCCCTTCAGAGCCTTCCCCAAATCTCTCAGCTTGGACTTCGGAGGGCTGAAACAGCCgcagcctcctcttcctcagtcTCTgtcccagcagcagcagcagcagcagcagcagcagcagcagagcaCTGCCAACAGCCAGGACAGGTACGCTGCAGTGTCCCACTTGGACAGCGTCTTCTCGGAAACAG CACCCCCTGCTGGGCCTCCGCAGTATAGCACTCTGTTTGGCAGCCAGCTCTCTTCTGGCTCCACTCCTGCCAG CTCTCCGGGTGTTGATGCAATATCCACTCAAACATTTGCAA ATTTCCCCAACCCATTCAGCTCCAGCTCCAGCTCCACTTCCCAGCAGCCCGCTGCGCTCTCGCCCAGTAACCCTTTCAGCAGCTCCCCGGGAG GCGACGGCACGTTTGTCACCTCGCCCACTTCGGTGTTCCCGCCGCCGGCCTCGTTTGCCCGAGAGGTCGCCAACAACCAGGAAGCCAACG gcttcGCCGCCTTCGCCGCGTGCGACTCGCAGCCCAAAGTCCCTCGGCCCATGTCGGTGAACCCTTTTACC GGGAATGTTTATCCTCGTCGAGGCGCGTCACGAAATCCTTTCATCTGA
- the agfg2 gene encoding arf-GAP domain and FG repeat-containing protein 2 isoform X1 — protein MAWHCFTSYKTTEERSGVLSNHQPAPRPPSPPPHNAAVKWRRWRAWETELGRRLDRPPPPPPPRLSSGSTMSNRKHRDNQEICARKVRELAQSGVNKHCLECNQPGVTYTDVTVGTFVCTSCSGMLRGLNPPHRVKSISMTTFSQQEVEFLQNHGNEVGRKTWLCAFDPKTDGCSDMKDSQKFKEFLQDKYEKKKWHFSKCKNRRDVEGPWSPGVQTVLVHGPLAGQPPHNLPPNARPARTMWDRAAAASPADARPDVFTARPSRSQSFRDPPLKDQNVCGIERQRPGSLSSAHGPSFPALPRPSAGSSFKKHFMLGRTASTSGPFRAFPKSLSLDFGGLKQPQPPLPQSLSQQQQQQQQQQQQSTANSQDRYAAVSHLDSVFSETAPPAGPPQYSTLFGSQLSSGSTPASSPGVDAISTQTFANFPNPFSSSSSSTSQQPAALSPSNPFSSSPGGEFGLSIVPPPQRPITICCPPPGDGTFVTSPTSVFPPPASFAREVANNQEANGFAAFAACDSQPKVPRPMSVNPFTGNVYPRRGASRNPFI, from the exons ATGGCCTGGCATTGTTTCACGAGCTACAAGACAACAGAG GAGCGGAGTGGCGTTCTCTCCAACCACCAGCCCGCCCCTCGACCCCCAAGCCCCCCGCCCCACAATGCGGCGGTGAAGTGGCGGAGGTGGAGAGCCTGGGAGACGGAGCTCGGACGGAGGCTCgaccgccccccacccccacccccaccgcgCCTCTCCTCCGGATCCACGATGTCGAACCGCAAGCACCGGGACAACCAGGAGATTTGCGCACGCAAGGTTCGGGAGCTGGCCCAGTCCGGAGTAAACAAACACTGCTTGGAGTGCAACCAGCCTGGGGTGACGTACACGGACGTGACCGTGGGCACCTTCGTGTGCACGTCGTGCTCCGGAATGCT GAGAGGCCTCAACCCTCCGCACAGGGTCAAGTCCATCTCCATGACGACCTTCTCCCAACAGGAAGTGGAATTCCTCCAAAACCACGGCAACGAG GTCGGCAGGAAGACGTGGCTGTGCGCGTTTGACCCCAAGACGGACGGCTGCTCTGATATGAAGGACTCGCAGAAGTTCAAGGAGTTCCTGCAGGACAAATACGAGAAGAAGAAATG GCATTTTTCCAAATGTAAGAACCGGAGGGATGTGGAGGGACCTTGGAGCCCAGGTGTCCAGACCGTCCTCGTTCACGGTCCACTGGCCGGCCAGCCCCCTCATAACCTGCCCCCCAACGCGCGGCCTGCCAGGACGATG TGGGATCGAGCTGCGGCCGCCTCGCCCGCCGACGCCCGGCCCGACGTGTTTACCGCACGCCCCTCGCGCTCGCAAAGCTTCCGGGACCCGCCGCTAAAAG ACCAGAATGTCTGCGGGATTGAGAGACAGCGTCCGGGGTCCTTGTCCTCAGCTCACGGTCCTTCCTTCCCTGCCCTCCCCCGGCCTTCAG CCGGTAGCTCGTTCAAAAAACACTTCATGTTAG GTCGCACCGCATCAACATCGGGGCCCTTCAGAGCCTTCCCCAAATCTCTCAGCTTGGACTTCGGAGGGCTGAAACAGCCgcagcctcctcttcctcagtcTCTgtcccagcagcagcagcagcagcagcagcagcagcagcagagcaCTGCCAACAGCCAGGACAGGTACGCTGCAGTGTCCCACTTGGACAGCGTCTTCTCGGAAACAG CACCCCCTGCTGGGCCTCCGCAGTATAGCACTCTGTTTGGCAGCCAGCTCTCTTCTGGCTCCACTCCTGCCAG CTCTCCGGGTGTTGATGCAATATCCACTCAAACATTTGCAA ATTTCCCCAACCCATTCAGCTCCAGCTCCAGCTCCACTTCCCAGCAGCCCGCTGCGCTCTCGCCCAGTAACCCTTTCAGCAGCTCCCCGGGAGGTGAGTTTGGTTTGTCCATCGTCCCGCCACCTCAGCGACCTATCACAATCTGCTGCCCCCCCCCAGGCGACGGCACGTTTGTCACCTCGCCCACTTCGGTGTTCCCGCCGCCGGCCTCGTTTGCCCGAGAGGTCGCCAACAACCAGGAAGCCAACG gcttcGCCGCCTTCGCCGCGTGCGACTCGCAGCCCAAAGTCCCTCGGCCCATGTCGGTGAACCCTTTTACC GGGAATGTTTATCCTCGTCGAGGCGCGTCACGAAATCCTTTCATCTGA
- the agfg2 gene encoding arf-GAP domain and FG repeat-containing protein 2 isoform X5: protein MTTFSQQEVEFLQNHGNEVGRKTWLCAFDPKTDGCSDMKDSQKFKEFLQDKYEKKKWHFSKCKNRRDVEGPWSPGVQTVLVHGPLAGQPPHNLPPNARPARTMWDRAAAASPADARPDVFTARPSRSQSFRDPPLKDQNVCGIERQRPGSLSSAHGPSFPALPRPSAGSSFKKHFMLGRTASTSGPFRAFPKSLSLDFGGLKQPQPPLPQSLSQQQQQQQQQQQQSTANSQDRYAAVSHLDSVFSETAPPAGPPQYSTLFGSQLSSGSTPASSPGVDAISTQTFANFPNPFSSSSSSTSQQPAALSPSNPFSSSPGGEFGLSIVPPPQRPITICCPPPGDGTFVTSPTSVFPPPASFAREVANNQEANGFAAFAACDSQPKVPRPMSVNPFTGNVYPRRGASRNPFI from the exons ATGACGACCTTCTCCCAACAGGAAGTGGAATTCCTCCAAAACCACGGCAACGAG GTCGGCAGGAAGACGTGGCTGTGCGCGTTTGACCCCAAGACGGACGGCTGCTCTGATATGAAGGACTCGCAGAAGTTCAAGGAGTTCCTGCAGGACAAATACGAGAAGAAGAAATG GCATTTTTCCAAATGTAAGAACCGGAGGGATGTGGAGGGACCTTGGAGCCCAGGTGTCCAGACCGTCCTCGTTCACGGTCCACTGGCCGGCCAGCCCCCTCATAACCTGCCCCCCAACGCGCGGCCTGCCAGGACGATG TGGGATCGAGCTGCGGCCGCCTCGCCCGCCGACGCCCGGCCCGACGTGTTTACCGCACGCCCCTCGCGCTCGCAAAGCTTCCGGGACCCGCCGCTAAAAG ACCAGAATGTCTGCGGGATTGAGAGACAGCGTCCGGGGTCCTTGTCCTCAGCTCACGGTCCTTCCTTCCCTGCCCTCCCCCGGCCTTCAG CCGGTAGCTCGTTCAAAAAACACTTCATGTTAG GTCGCACCGCATCAACATCGGGGCCCTTCAGAGCCTTCCCCAAATCTCTCAGCTTGGACTTCGGAGGGCTGAAACAGCCgcagcctcctcttcctcagtcTCTgtcccagcagcagcagcagcagcagcagcagcagcagcagagcaCTGCCAACAGCCAGGACAGGTACGCTGCAGTGTCCCACTTGGACAGCGTCTTCTCGGAAACAG CACCCCCTGCTGGGCCTCCGCAGTATAGCACTCTGTTTGGCAGCCAGCTCTCTTCTGGCTCCACTCCTGCCAG CTCTCCGGGTGTTGATGCAATATCCACTCAAACATTTGCAA ATTTCCCCAACCCATTCAGCTCCAGCTCCAGCTCCACTTCCCAGCAGCCCGCTGCGCTCTCGCCCAGTAACCCTTTCAGCAGCTCCCCGGGAGGTGAGTTTGGTTTGTCCATCGTCCCGCCACCTCAGCGACCTATCACAATCTGCTGCCCCCCCCCAGGCGACGGCACGTTTGTCACCTCGCCCACTTCGGTGTTCCCGCCGCCGGCCTCGTTTGCCCGAGAGGTCGCCAACAACCAGGAAGCCAACG gcttcGCCGCCTTCGCCGCGTGCGACTCGCAGCCCAAAGTCCCTCGGCCCATGTCGGTGAACCCTTTTACC GGGAATGTTTATCCTCGTCGAGGCGCGTCACGAAATCCTTTCATCTGA
- the agfg2 gene encoding arf-GAP domain and FG repeat-containing protein 2 isoform X4 produces the protein MAWHCFTSYKTTEERSGVLSNHQPAPRPPSPPPHNAAVKWRRWRAWETELGRRLDRPPPPPPPRLSSGSTMSNRKHRDNQEICARKVRELAQSGVNKHCLECNQPGVTYTDVTVGTFVCTSCSGMLRGLNPPHRVKSISMTTFSQQEVEFLQNHGNEVGRKTWLCAFDPKTDGCSDMKDSQKFKEFLQDKYEKKKWHFSKCKNRRDVEGPWSPGVQTVLVHGPLAGQPPHNLPPNARPARTMWDRAAAASPADARPDVFTARPSRSQSFRDPPLKDQNVCGIERQRPGSLSSAHGPSFPALPRPSGRTASTSGPFRAFPKSLSLDFGGLKQPQPPLPQSLSQQQQQQQQQQQQSTANSQDRYAAVSHLDSVFSETAPPAGPPQYSTLFGSQLSSGSTPASSPGVDAISTQTFANFPNPFSSSSSSTSQQPAALSPSNPFSSSPGGDGTFVTSPTSVFPPPASFAREVANNQEANGFAAFAACDSQPKVPRPMSVNPFTGNVYPRRGASRNPFI, from the exons ATGGCCTGGCATTGTTTCACGAGCTACAAGACAACAGAG GAGCGGAGTGGCGTTCTCTCCAACCACCAGCCCGCCCCTCGACCCCCAAGCCCCCCGCCCCACAATGCGGCGGTGAAGTGGCGGAGGTGGAGAGCCTGGGAGACGGAGCTCGGACGGAGGCTCgaccgccccccacccccacccccaccgcgCCTCTCCTCCGGATCCACGATGTCGAACCGCAAGCACCGGGACAACCAGGAGATTTGCGCACGCAAGGTTCGGGAGCTGGCCCAGTCCGGAGTAAACAAACACTGCTTGGAGTGCAACCAGCCTGGGGTGACGTACACGGACGTGACCGTGGGCACCTTCGTGTGCACGTCGTGCTCCGGAATGCT GAGAGGCCTCAACCCTCCGCACAGGGTCAAGTCCATCTCCATGACGACCTTCTCCCAACAGGAAGTGGAATTCCTCCAAAACCACGGCAACGAG GTCGGCAGGAAGACGTGGCTGTGCGCGTTTGACCCCAAGACGGACGGCTGCTCTGATATGAAGGACTCGCAGAAGTTCAAGGAGTTCCTGCAGGACAAATACGAGAAGAAGAAATG GCATTTTTCCAAATGTAAGAACCGGAGGGATGTGGAGGGACCTTGGAGCCCAGGTGTCCAGACCGTCCTCGTTCACGGTCCACTGGCCGGCCAGCCCCCTCATAACCTGCCCCCCAACGCGCGGCCTGCCAGGACGATG TGGGATCGAGCTGCGGCCGCCTCGCCCGCCGACGCCCGGCCCGACGTGTTTACCGCACGCCCCTCGCGCTCGCAAAGCTTCCGGGACCCGCCGCTAAAAG ACCAGAATGTCTGCGGGATTGAGAGACAGCGTCCGGGGTCCTTGTCCTCAGCTCACGGTCCTTCCTTCCCTGCCCTCCCCCGGCCTTCAG GTCGCACCGCATCAACATCGGGGCCCTTCAGAGCCTTCCCCAAATCTCTCAGCTTGGACTTCGGAGGGCTGAAACAGCCgcagcctcctcttcctcagtcTCTgtcccagcagcagcagcagcagcagcagcagcagcagcagagcaCTGCCAACAGCCAGGACAGGTACGCTGCAGTGTCCCACTTGGACAGCGTCTTCTCGGAAACAG CACCCCCTGCTGGGCCTCCGCAGTATAGCACTCTGTTTGGCAGCCAGCTCTCTTCTGGCTCCACTCCTGCCAG CTCTCCGGGTGTTGATGCAATATCCACTCAAACATTTGCAA ATTTCCCCAACCCATTCAGCTCCAGCTCCAGCTCCACTTCCCAGCAGCCCGCTGCGCTCTCGCCCAGTAACCCTTTCAGCAGCTCCCCGGGAG GCGACGGCACGTTTGTCACCTCGCCCACTTCGGTGTTCCCGCCGCCGGCCTCGTTTGCCCGAGAGGTCGCCAACAACCAGGAAGCCAACG gcttcGCCGCCTTCGCCGCGTGCGACTCGCAGCCCAAAGTCCCTCGGCCCATGTCGGTGAACCCTTTTACC GGGAATGTTTATCCTCGTCGAGGCGCGTCACGAAATCCTTTCATCTGA
- the agfg2 gene encoding arf-GAP domain and FG repeat-containing protein 2 isoform X2: MAWHCFTSYKTTEERSGVLSNHQPAPRPPSPPPHNAAVKWRRWRAWETELGRRLDRPPPPPPPRLSSGSTMSNRKHRDNQEICARKVRELAQSGVNKHCLECNQPGVTYTDVTVGTFVCTSCSGMLRGLNPPHRVKSISMTTFSQQEVEFLQNHGNEVGRKTWLCAFDPKTDGCSDMKDSQKFKEFLQDKYEKKKWHFSKCKNRRDVEGPWSPGVQTVLVHGPLAGQPPHNLPPNARPARTMWDRAAAASPADARPDVFTARPSRSQSFRDPPLKDQNVCGIERQRPGSLSSAHGPSFPALPRPSGRTASTSGPFRAFPKSLSLDFGGLKQPQPPLPQSLSQQQQQQQQQQQQSTANSQDRYAAVSHLDSVFSETAPPAGPPQYSTLFGSQLSSGSTPASSPGVDAISTQTFANFPNPFSSSSSSTSQQPAALSPSNPFSSSPGGEFGLSIVPPPQRPITICCPPPGDGTFVTSPTSVFPPPASFAREVANNQEANGFAAFAACDSQPKVPRPMSVNPFTGNVYPRRGASRNPFI; this comes from the exons ATGGCCTGGCATTGTTTCACGAGCTACAAGACAACAGAG GAGCGGAGTGGCGTTCTCTCCAACCACCAGCCCGCCCCTCGACCCCCAAGCCCCCCGCCCCACAATGCGGCGGTGAAGTGGCGGAGGTGGAGAGCCTGGGAGACGGAGCTCGGACGGAGGCTCgaccgccccccacccccacccccaccgcgCCTCTCCTCCGGATCCACGATGTCGAACCGCAAGCACCGGGACAACCAGGAGATTTGCGCACGCAAGGTTCGGGAGCTGGCCCAGTCCGGAGTAAACAAACACTGCTTGGAGTGCAACCAGCCTGGGGTGACGTACACGGACGTGACCGTGGGCACCTTCGTGTGCACGTCGTGCTCCGGAATGCT GAGAGGCCTCAACCCTCCGCACAGGGTCAAGTCCATCTCCATGACGACCTTCTCCCAACAGGAAGTGGAATTCCTCCAAAACCACGGCAACGAG GTCGGCAGGAAGACGTGGCTGTGCGCGTTTGACCCCAAGACGGACGGCTGCTCTGATATGAAGGACTCGCAGAAGTTCAAGGAGTTCCTGCAGGACAAATACGAGAAGAAGAAATG GCATTTTTCCAAATGTAAGAACCGGAGGGATGTGGAGGGACCTTGGAGCCCAGGTGTCCAGACCGTCCTCGTTCACGGTCCACTGGCCGGCCAGCCCCCTCATAACCTGCCCCCCAACGCGCGGCCTGCCAGGACGATG TGGGATCGAGCTGCGGCCGCCTCGCCCGCCGACGCCCGGCCCGACGTGTTTACCGCACGCCCCTCGCGCTCGCAAAGCTTCCGGGACCCGCCGCTAAAAG ACCAGAATGTCTGCGGGATTGAGAGACAGCGTCCGGGGTCCTTGTCCTCAGCTCACGGTCCTTCCTTCCCTGCCCTCCCCCGGCCTTCAG GTCGCACCGCATCAACATCGGGGCCCTTCAGAGCCTTCCCCAAATCTCTCAGCTTGGACTTCGGAGGGCTGAAACAGCCgcagcctcctcttcctcagtcTCTgtcccagcagcagcagcagcagcagcagcagcagcagcagagcaCTGCCAACAGCCAGGACAGGTACGCTGCAGTGTCCCACTTGGACAGCGTCTTCTCGGAAACAG CACCCCCTGCTGGGCCTCCGCAGTATAGCACTCTGTTTGGCAGCCAGCTCTCTTCTGGCTCCACTCCTGCCAG CTCTCCGGGTGTTGATGCAATATCCACTCAAACATTTGCAA ATTTCCCCAACCCATTCAGCTCCAGCTCCAGCTCCACTTCCCAGCAGCCCGCTGCGCTCTCGCCCAGTAACCCTTTCAGCAGCTCCCCGGGAGGTGAGTTTGGTTTGTCCATCGTCCCGCCACCTCAGCGACCTATCACAATCTGCTGCCCCCCCCCAGGCGACGGCACGTTTGTCACCTCGCCCACTTCGGTGTTCCCGCCGCCGGCCTCGTTTGCCCGAGAGGTCGCCAACAACCAGGAAGCCAACG gcttcGCCGCCTTCGCCGCGTGCGACTCGCAGCCCAAAGTCCCTCGGCCCATGTCGGTGAACCCTTTTACC GGGAATGTTTATCCTCGTCGAGGCGCGTCACGAAATCCTTTCATCTGA
- the acap1 gene encoding arf-GAP with coiled-coil, ANK repeat and PH domain-containing protein 1, with translation MTIKVDFEECLKDSPRFRAEIEAVQTDVGELETRLDKLVKQCQAMLEAGRVYYQTSKSFVSGLQSLGQHRSGDTTMEECLQTFSEKLSLILDAQGEVMDITQKSVKTKLQTFVKEDVRRFKDARKEFERSSESLEGALARNAQAPRGKPHEVEEASSALLNARRAFRSGALDYVLEINIIEAKKKTELLMAMLSLMDAQAQLFQNGYQSLSELDRYRQKLSDEHTQFVLNSAREKRDMEQRHAAIKKKDISYDDSMMDFNPDAADGVAMEGHLYKRASNAFKTWSRRWFSIQKKQLVYQKKFKDQPTVVVEDLRLCTVKPSGENERRFCFEVVSPSKSCLLQADSERQQQAWISAVQSSIASAFQERTDVQNSPRQRCGSVSTGSHPVASQENEGVKALEEVQAIAGNRECCDCGAPGPDWASINLGITLCIVCSGIHRSLGVHFSKVRSLTLDSWEPELVKLMCELGNSVINGIYEARIDEITLKKPLASSPRGDKEAWIRSKYVEKKFIQKLPETGRNTLQKRPGAKRSRAATQDRTAEKPPLKPKPSRSTLPRSVSGPTDVQTNNTGSHIDMNDEEEDLSGLHPGALLYRSAALQNFPVMADALAHGANVNWVNAAEDACTPLIQAVSVNALAACEFLLQNGADVNQADRNGRGPLHHATILGHTGLVCLFLKRGADYNARDKNQKDPITIAVDNANADIVTLLRIAKMNREMQELDGSLGKSGDETYQHIFRDFSHMASKNPEKLKRRSADGKV, from the exons ATGACTATTAAAGTGGACTTTGAGGAATGTTTGAAGGACTCCCCACGCTTCAG AGCTGAAATTGAGGCGGTCCAGACTGACGTGGGTGAACTTGAGACGCGATTAGACAAG CTCGTGAAACAATGCCAGGCCATGCTGGAGGCCGGCCGAGTCTACTACCAGACCAGCAAGAGCTTCGTGAGCGGCCTCCAGAGTCTCGGACAGCACCGCTCCGGGGACACCACCATGGAG gAGTGTTTGCAGACATTTTCCGAAAAGTTGTCCCTCATCTTGGATGCACAGGGG GAGGTGATGGACATCACACAGAAATCAGTCAAGACGAAGCTCCAGACCTTCGTAAAAGA AGATGTGCGCCGCTTCAAGGACGCGCGCAAGGAGTTCGAACGCAGCAGCGAATCCCTGGAGGGCGCTCTGGCCAGGAACGCTCAGGCACCTCGTGGGAAGCCCCACGAGGTGGAGGAGGCCAGCAGCGCGCTACTCAACGCCCGCCGGGCCTTCAGATCTGGGGCCTTGGATTATGTCCTGGAG ATTAACATCATTGAGGCCAAGAAGAAGACTGAACTATTGATGGCC ATGTTGTCACTAATGGATGCTCAAGCCCAGTTGTTCCAGAATGGCTACCAGTCCTTGTCAGAACTGGATCGTTATCGGCAAAAGCTGAGTGACGAg CATACACAGTTTGTCTTGAATTCTGCACGGGAGAAGAGGGACATGGAGCAACGACACGccgccattaaaaaaaag GATATTTCCTATGACGACTCCATGATGGACTTCAATCCGGACGCCGCCGATGGGGTTGCCATGGAGGGACACCTCTACAAAAGGGCAAGCAATGCCTTCAAGACTTGGAGCAG GCGCTGGTTCTCCATTCAGAAAAAACAGCTGGTGTATCAGAAGAAATTTAAG GACCAGCCCACGGTGGTGGTGGAGGACTTGCGTCTGTGCACGGTGAAACCCAGCGGCGAGAACGAGAGGCGCTTTTGTTTCGAAGTGGTCTCCCCGTCCAA AAGCTGTCTGTTGCAGGCCGACTCGGAGAGGCAGCAGCAGGCGTGGATCAGCGCCGTGCAGAGCAGCATCGCCTCGGCCTTCCAGGAGCGCACGGACGTCCAGAACAGTCCG CGGCAGCGGTGCGGCTCGGTGTCGACGGGCAGCCACCCCGTCGCCAGTCAAGAGAACGAGGGCGTCAAGGCCCTGGAGGAGGTTCAGGCCATCGCCGGGAACCGAGAGTGCTGCGACTGCGGGGCGCCGGGTCCCGACTGGGCTTCCATCAACCTTGGCATCACGCTGTGCATCGTGTGCTCGGGAATACACAG GAGCCTCGGGGTCCACTTCTCCAAAGTCCGCTCCCTTACGCTGGACTCCTGGGAGCCAGAACTCGTTAAG TTGATGTGCGAATTGGGCAACAGCGTCATCAACGGCATCTACGAGGCCCGTATTGATGAGATCACCTTAAAGAAGCCCCTTGCCTCCAGTCCAAG GGGAGACAAGGAGGCCTGGATTCGGTCCAAATATGTGGAGAAGAAATTCATCCAAAAGCTGCCAGAGACGGGTCGGAACACCTTGCAGAAGCGTCCGGGTGCCAAGAGGAGCAGGGCGGCCACGCAGGACCGCACCGCCGAGAAACCGCCGCTCAAACCCAAACCGAGCCGAAGCACTCTGCCTCGATCGG TGTCAGGCCCGACTGACGTTCAGACGAACAACACGGGCTCCCACATAG ATATGAACGATGAAGAGGAGGATCTGAGCGGCCTTCACCCGGGGGCGTTGTTGTACCGCTCGGCAGCCCTGCAGAACTTCCCCGTCATGGCGGACGCGTTGGCCCACGGCGCCAACGTCAACTGGGTCAACGCGGCCGAGGATGCCTGCACGCCGCTGATCCAGGCCGTTTCTGTG AATGCCCTGGCGGCGTGCGAATTCCTGCTGCAGAATGGCGCCGACGTCAACCAGGCGGACAGAAATGGGAGAGGGCCGCTTCATCACGCCACTATCCTGGGTCACACCGG GCTGGTGTGTCTCTTCTTGAAACGAGGCGCAGACTACAACGCCAGGGACAAAAACCAGAAGGACCCCATAACGATCGCCGTGGACAACGCCAACGCAGACATCGTCACTTT GCTGCGGATTGCCAAGATGAACAGGGAGATGCAAGAGCTGGATGGATCGTTGGGAAAATCAG GTGATGAAACCTACCAACATATCTTCAGAGACTTCTCGCACATGGCTTCCAAGAACCCAGAGAAGCTCAAGCGTCGCAGTGCAGATGGCAAagtctaa